A single genomic interval of Spirosoma taeanense harbors:
- a CDS encoding ThuA domain-containing protein encodes MHSFCKPVFLWTLVCLIAVVGSAKAQSNAKPFNVIAFYTARNDQAHISFVHEANRWFAKAAADQNFVFDSTSNWANLNTEFLARYQVVLFLDTRPEEPAQREAFRRYMENGGAWMGFHFAAFALTPSAYPQNWDWYHNEFLGSGAYGSNTWRPTSAILRVEKQTHPVTRHLPQTFKSAPNEWYRWQNDLRQNPDITILVSIDSTSFPLGTGPKPHEIWHSGYYPVVWTNKKYRMLYLNMGHNDLDYENKTNRELSFTFNNDEQNKLILNGLLWLGGRLK; translated from the coding sequence ATGCATTCATTTTGTAAGCCGGTCTTCCTCTGGACTCTGGTGTGTCTGATTGCCGTCGTCGGCTCCGCAAAAGCCCAGAGTAATGCCAAACCCTTTAACGTAATTGCTTTTTATACGGCCAGAAACGACCAGGCGCACATCAGTTTCGTGCACGAAGCCAACCGCTGGTTTGCCAAAGCAGCCGCCGATCAGAACTTTGTTTTCGACTCGACCAGCAACTGGGCTAATCTCAATACGGAGTTTCTTGCCCGCTATCAGGTTGTGCTTTTTCTGGACACCCGGCCTGAGGAGCCCGCTCAGCGCGAAGCGTTCCGGCGTTATATGGAAAATGGCGGAGCCTGGATGGGCTTCCATTTTGCCGCTTTCGCGCTGACGCCTTCGGCCTATCCGCAGAACTGGGACTGGTATCACAATGAATTTTTGGGCTCGGGAGCTTATGGCAGTAATACTTGGCGGCCCACGTCGGCAATCCTGCGGGTCGAAAAGCAGACCCATCCCGTCACCCGGCATTTACCACAGACCTTCAAATCGGCTCCGAACGAATGGTACCGGTGGCAGAATGATTTACGTCAGAACCCCGACATTACTATCCTGGTATCAATCGATTCGACCAGTTTCCCGCTGGGCACCGGCCCGAAACCCCATGAAATCTGGCATAGTGGCTATTATCCCGTTGTCTGGACGAACAAAAAGTACAGGATGCTTTATCTGAACATGGGCCACAATGACCTTGACTACGAGAACAAAACCAACCGGGAGCTGTCGTTTACGTTCAACAATGACGAACAGAACAAGCTAATTCTGAATGGGCTCCTGTGGTTAGGCGGCCGCCTGAAGTAG
- a CDS encoding TspO/MBR family protein, with protein MQNDKLRQFLVVFSIISLIVMNYLSNAGVFGGQTNGQVSDKYHTLITPAGYAFSIWGLIFLGLLAFAVYQALPSQRDNPRLRAVGWLVVLNAFCNAIWSPLFNNEQIGLALLVILIMLVSLVVIEHRLLARPDVPIVAPDLDATLPESPATPIETWLARVPFSIYFGWLTVATILNVAVYLKATDFSLMGLSEQTWAMGVLIVGLVIGAFVFNRFRSLAYILVFAWAYVAIVVEQQPYRPVQIIAGAGAIVAVLLAIMGMISRKAPAFT; from the coding sequence ATGCAGAACGACAAATTACGGCAGTTCCTCGTCGTGTTCAGCATTATCTCGCTGATCGTGATGAACTACCTGTCGAATGCGGGTGTGTTCGGCGGGCAGACGAACGGACAGGTGTCTGACAAATACCATACGCTTATTACACCAGCGGGGTACGCTTTTTCCATCTGGGGTCTCATTTTCCTGGGCTTACTGGCCTTTGCCGTGTATCAGGCCCTGCCATCGCAGCGAGACAATCCGCGGCTTCGGGCGGTGGGCTGGCTGGTTGTGCTGAATGCGTTCTGTAATGCAATCTGGAGTCCGTTGTTCAACAACGAACAGATTGGTCTGGCATTACTGGTTATTCTGATCATGCTAGTGTCGTTGGTTGTTATTGAGCATCGGTTGCTGGCCCGGCCTGATGTTCCGATTGTCGCACCTGACCTGGATGCTACCCTGCCCGAGTCGCCCGCTACACCTATTGAAACCTGGTTAGCCCGCGTTCCTTTCTCGATCTATTTTGGCTGGCTGACGGTCGCTACCATCCTGAACGTAGCGGTTTACCTGAAGGCTACGGATTTCAGTCTGATGGGGCTTAGCGAACAAACCTGGGCCATGGGGGTGCTGATTGTTGGCCTAGTCATTGGCGCGTTTGTCTTTAACCGATTTCGTAGTCTGGCCTATATTCTGGTGTTTGCCTGGGCCTACGTAGCAATTGTAGTTGAACAGCAGCCATATCGACCAGTGCAGATAATTGCCGGGGCTGGCGCTATCGTGGCCGTGTTGCTGGCTATCATGGGGATGATCTCGCGAAAAGCACCGGCTTTTACGTAA
- a CDS encoding OmpA family protein, giving the protein MRINTLSALLVAFGLAGGLTGCNSAMQAYKKGVRHYEAGEYNLALTQFQKAAKGTIDPARLNYYTAESYRLSNRFGEAVPFYQKAIEANTTEPEVRFNYAYALKSQGNYAGALEQLQQFVAKAPRTTAKPILDKAKREIETLKAIDVIAKNKSLITLRNMSNLNSPGAEFAPVVRGEELVFTASRKEQIYKNNGQPMLGLYRTKLTQNPDETGSTTPTDRPELFSTNIFQSDVNEGTPAFSKDGKTMILARGNNGKRKGGLDVDLFISRLGEGNAWSQPLRLPISDSTAWDGSPAFSADGKTLYFASNRAGGAGGIDLYRTSIDASGRFSRPVNMGRDINTPGDEMFPYVGPDAKLYFASDGHPGLGKLDVFVATRSGGVTRVENMGQPINSPADDFGLIYTEPTKGYLASNRPGGKGDDDIYFFQEGAAPETPTIAENAPKTVRYFLAGTVSANETPITPLDSARVRILDDATGQPIAEVTTGQPGTFGKYPLQEGKDYTILAERKGYLTRREPFTMQGKSIPAIFLTKPQTDTTFNVAILLDKATLNKTFVLENIYYDLDKYNIRPDAAEELDKLVTILKDNPTLKIELSSHTDVRAPDAYNLRLSQNRAKSAVDYIVSKGIDASRLTARGYGETQLVVKNAKTEEEHQRNRRTEFKILEL; this is encoded by the coding sequence GGCTGGTGGGCTGACGGGCTGCAACTCAGCCATGCAGGCTTACAAAAAAGGCGTCCGCCATTACGAGGCCGGAGAATACAATCTGGCATTAACTCAGTTTCAAAAAGCGGCTAAGGGGACTATTGATCCCGCCCGGCTGAATTACTACACCGCTGAGTCCTATCGGTTGTCGAACCGGTTTGGGGAGGCTGTTCCGTTCTACCAGAAAGCCATTGAAGCCAACACAACCGAGCCGGAGGTCCGCTTTAACTATGCCTACGCGCTAAAGTCGCAGGGAAACTACGCCGGCGCTCTGGAGCAGTTGCAGCAGTTCGTGGCTAAAGCGCCGAGAACGACCGCCAAACCAATACTGGATAAGGCCAAGCGTGAAATCGAAACACTGAAAGCTATTGACGTAATCGCTAAAAACAAGTCGCTCATCACGCTGCGTAATATGAGCAACCTCAATTCGCCGGGGGCGGAGTTTGCGCCGGTTGTGCGGGGCGAGGAACTGGTGTTTACGGCCTCGCGGAAAGAGCAGATCTATAAAAACAACGGCCAGCCAATGCTGGGCCTCTACCGGACCAAGCTGACACAGAATCCCGACGAAACCGGTAGCACGACGCCGACAGACCGTCCGGAACTGTTCAGCACGAATATCTTCCAGAGCGATGTGAACGAAGGGACACCGGCTTTTTCTAAAGACGGAAAGACGATGATTCTGGCGCGGGGCAATAATGGTAAACGTAAAGGCGGTCTGGACGTGGACTTGTTCATCAGCCGTCTGGGCGAAGGCAACGCGTGGAGCCAGCCGCTGCGGCTGCCCATCAGCGACTCAACCGCCTGGGATGGTTCGCCCGCGTTCTCAGCCGATGGTAAAACCCTGTATTTTGCCTCGAACCGCGCCGGTGGAGCCGGTGGGATTGATCTGTATCGTACCAGCATCGACGCGTCGGGCCGGTTTAGCCGCCCGGTCAATATGGGCCGTGACATCAATACGCCCGGCGATGAGATGTTTCCTTACGTCGGCCCCGACGCCAAGCTATATTTTGCGTCGGACGGGCATCCCGGTCTGGGCAAACTGGACGTATTTGTGGCGACCCGCTCAGGGGGCGTTACGAGGGTCGAGAATATGGGTCAGCCTATCAACTCACCCGCCGATGATTTTGGCCTGATCTATACCGAACCAACCAAAGGGTATCTGGCGTCCAATCGGCCGGGAGGAAAGGGTGACGATGATATTTATTTCTTCCAGGAAGGGGCCGCGCCTGAAACGCCGACAATTGCCGAGAATGCGCCCAAAACAGTGCGGTATTTCCTGGCCGGTACGGTTTCTGCCAATGAAACGCCTATTACGCCACTTGATTCGGCCCGCGTACGTATTCTTGACGATGCTACAGGCCAGCCCATTGCCGAGGTAACGACCGGTCAGCCGGGGACGTTCGGCAAATATCCGCTGCAAGAAGGTAAAGACTATACGATTCTGGCCGAGCGTAAAGGGTATCTGACCCGCCGGGAGCCGTTTACGATGCAGGGCAAGAGTATTCCCGCTATTTTCCTGACGAAGCCGCAGACTGATACGACGTTCAATGTAGCGATCCTGCTCGACAAGGCGACGCTGAATAAAACGTTCGTGCTGGAGAATATTTACTACGACCTCGACAAGTATAACATCCGCCCCGATGCCGCCGAGGAACTGGATAAACTGGTGACAATCCTGAAGGATAACCCGACGCTGAAGATTGAGCTTAGCTCGCACACGGACGTTCGCGCTCCGGATGCCTATAACCTGCGCCTGTCGCAGAACCGGGCCAAATCAGCGGTGGATTACATCGTGTCGAAGGGGATTGATGCCAGCCGTCTGACGGCGAGGGGCTACGGCGAAACGCAGTTGGTGGTCAAAAACGCCAAAACCGAAGAAGAACACCAGCGTAACCGCCGAACGGAGTTCAAGATTCTGGAGCTGTAA